The Vitis riparia cultivar Riparia Gloire de Montpellier isolate 1030 chromosome 3, EGFV_Vit.rip_1.0, whole genome shotgun sequence genome segment GGACCCAGAACCCTCATCCACTGCACCAACAGCATCAGTGATGCAGAGCTGGCATCAGACTTGGCCACAGAAGTGAAAAAGATGAACACCCATTTGGTGCTGAGGAAGGAGGCCATGGAGAAGAGCAGAGAGATGCTGTTCACAGAGATGTGCCAGTACCTTGGAATGGGATCAGAAGAAGTGAAGAGGAGGTGGAGGAAGATGGGTGAGGAGGAGAAGAGGGTTTTGCTGAAAGGGTTTATTTCAGAGTGGGGTGTGAACTTTCATCCATTGTCTGCAAAGTCTGTCAAAGAAATGGTTGAAGAGTACTTGCATGAAGATGACCCATCTCCacactcttcttcttctctttcactCTTGTTTCCTGGTTTGAAGAGGATGTTTATGGGGTCTCCATCAAACAAGTAAAAAGAAGATTTGCAGATGGCtcgtaaaatttatttttcattttttaccattttttaaaaatattttattggctTCTTGGTGTTGGATATTGTTTTAATCGTTTTTGTATTTTGGTTGAAGAAGCTAAATCATTTAACAGTTTCAGCtacaaaattcatgaaattgagaaaactaTTTGCTTAATGAGACCTTACATATTGTGAGGATTGTTAGGGATTACGTTGAGGTAAAGttttgtttccctttttcttaattttttttcttcttagaaGTTAGAAGATAAGAAATCATGGGTATATTTggtaaatttctttaaaaacaattttgaaaattagtttttaaggataatttttgagaatttttttgtaatattttattaaacaaaaatctatttgaaaaccaaaaatatatttaacccgatatttttaaatatgttttatgaataattttatgtctagtattaaaataagtgaaaatatttgtttttaaaaaaacaatttttgattgTCAaggtaaaatagaaaataaaaacctgTTCttgattatcaaacatatttcatatatttttttttattttaaagaataaaaaatgattctaaaaaatatttatcaaaaagatcttatatttttcattttcgaattacagttttttatttattaaaaggaCTGCATTTTGCATTTCAACAAGTAGAAtactaaaatcttcaaaatcatgccaatttcttttcatcttGCAAGTTCTTTTGAATAGGTTGGAAATGCCATGGTGATGAGCTGCCTTGTTTTCCTGATTTGATTGTGAGAATGAGCACATAAGTTGTCCTGATGTGATTTTCCATCCAAACAAACAGAGGTTAATAGCTGCAACAACCCAACAAGCAAAAGTTTACTTTCCTAATGATATTTAACACATGCTTGATTTGACAGATGGAATCGTGATTCCTGCACACAAGCACACCCTCAATGGTGAAACCACAAGCATACCATGAGGAAAATATCCGCACAAGTGGCCAGCAGAAGGTTCCTTCTTTCTGGATTGAGaaatctattttctttccacTAAAAGGCACATTTTTCACACTTGGTTTCATGGTAAATGAAGCAATATCGTCAGACTAATATCACAACACCTTGGTTTCATGTGAAAAcaagtttagtttttatgaaACAGAATTGTACTTGAAGAATTAGAACATGAATTTAGAACGAATTTCTATTTACATACGAGTAAAATCCACGCTTACCAGTACACCCAGACAACTAGCACCACCAACACACCTGCCAGAACATATTTTGGGAGTCCATGAGAGAGAGTAAGAGAAAGCGAGAGAGCCCAGAAAGGGCACTGGAATCAGAAGTAGAGTTGCATGCACTGCCCAACAGTAGATTCATTCGGACAGTATGGACACTTAAACATGCGGGTGCTGCTCTTGGACAGCTTCATGATTGATTGCTTACAGAGAACATG includes the following:
- the LOC117911644 gene encoding uncharacterized protein LOC117911644, translating into MAMRVINILPPKGPKLHPPSAFFLPTNLPKPGPRTLIHCTNSISDAELASDLATEVKKMNTHLVLRKEAMEKSREMLFTEMCQYLGMGSEEVKRRWRKMGEEEKRVLLKGFISEWGVNFHPLSAKSVKEMVEEYLHEDDPSPHSSSSLSLLFPGLKRMFMGSPSNK